The stretch of DNA CGGAACCTATGTTTTGTCAGGAGATCAAATTGAAATCCGCTACGATATTGTTGAAGAGAACGATGAACGAATGATCAACAGTATCAGCTATTTAGGAACAGACACGATTATTGTTCCCATGTGTATTCCTGTTTCCACAATTACTGAGCGAGTTATGACGCTCACCTTGAATTAAATTTATCGGGTGAACAATCAACGATGGTTCAAAGCATCGTCTAGAAAAGCAAAACACACCCATCCAGGGGCATAAGACCAATGTATTTCCCTTTTCGAACGCGTATCCGGCGTGATCTAAAACGGCAACTATCTGCTGAGCAAGTTAGCGATGAATTACTTCAGCGTCACGCTTTTGCCCGGGATGCCGGTTTTTATCGCCTGTTACCCCGGTTCGTGGTCAAAGCCAGAACAGTTAATGATATCGCAACTATTTTCCGGATTGCCACCCAACGTAAACGAAACATCGTCTTCAGAGCCGGCGACACCAGTCTCTCAGGTCAGGCTGTCAGCGATGATATCCTGGTGGAGATCAAACAGGGTTGGCGCGATCTGGAGATTCTCGAGGGTGGCAAACAAATCAAGTTGCAACCGGGTGTTATTGCTGAAAAAGCCAATCAACACCTGGAATCTCGGGGCTATCGGATCGGTCCAGATCCGGGGTCCATTCGGTCAGCCTTGATCGGTGGAATTGTGGCCAATAATGCCAGCGGGATCGGGTCAGGCAATTTTGCAAATAGTTACCAAACCCTGGCTTCCATGGAAATGGTGCTGCCTAATGGATTGATTTTGAACACTGCCGATCCTCAAGATGATGAAAAATTTCAGCGCCAGGCTCCTCAGGCATACAAAGGTCTATTGCGACTGCGTGATCAGATCAGGGGAAGCACAGCCCTAACAAAAAAAATTCGCAATAAATACAAGCTGAAGAACACCTCGGGTTATGCCCTGAATAGCTTCCTGGACTTTGAAAAGCCGCTGGAAATATTAGCCCATCTCATGGTCGGATCAGAAGGAACCCTGGGATTTATCTCAAACGTCACTTTGAATACCATTCCTCTTCAGGAGCACAGGGCGACCGCGTTGTTGATCGTAAATTCTCTCAATGAGGCCGCCGGGCTGGTGCCCAAGTTGAAAAGAGCAGGTAGTTATGCTCTGGAGATCATGGATGATGCAGCTATCCGGGCTGTTCAGCACATAACCGGTTTACCAGATGAAATATATGGCCATTTAACAGAAGGCTCGGCTGCCCTGCTTATTGAATTTCAAGCAGGTGATCCAGACGCCCTAAGCCGTAAGGTCGAATCTGCACTACAAATCATTCTTGAGAAACAACCACATTTAAAACCTCAATTTTTCAATGATCCAGCACAGCGGGACAAATTGTGGAAAATGCGGCGTGAGTTGGGACCCCTTCATGCAGCAACACGACCCCATGGAACCACAGTCCTCAGTGAGGATGTCTGTTTTAAGGTCAAGGATCTGGCGCGAGCCATCAAAGACCTCAAATTCCTGTTGAAGCACTACGATTATACTGATGCTGTGATCTTTGGCCATGCCGGTGACGGTAATCTTCATTTTAAACTTAGTCTTGACCTTTCCCGTGAGCGCACACTCCAGAATTACAGGAAATTCATGGAAGATCTGGTTGAATTGGTCATCAACAAATACGATGGATCCTTGAAGGCAGAGCATGGTACCGGTCGCAATATGGCACCTTTCGTCCAGCGGGAATGGGGGACTGAAGCCTACCGTATCATGCAAGAGTTGAAGCTTCTGCTAGATCCCTCGAGCATCCTGAACCCCGATGTGTTGATCAGTAGTGATGATCAGATCCATTTAAAAAATATCAAACCCATTCCTCGGGTTGACCCTCTCATCGATAAGTGTATTGAATGCGGACTGTGTGAGCCCTGGTGTCCTTCGGCAGATCTGACCCTGACCCCTCGTCAGAGGATCAATGTGCTGCGTGAGATCGAAATGTATAGGTGTACCGGAGAGCATGAAGCTCTGGTTAAAAAACTGACAAAAGCTTTCAGGTATTCAGGTATTGAGACCTGCGCCACCGATGGGCTTTGTGGTCTTAGCTGCCCGATGGACATTGATACTGGATCACTCATGAAGCAACTCCGCGCCGATAATCATGGTTCAGCCAGTAGAGCTTTCAGCCAAAGCCTGGAACGAAATTTTTCATGGACCATGATCGGATTCAGATCTTTGATGCGTTTGTTCACACCCCTCCGCATTCTTCTGAAAAATAAAGCTATCCATAGCGGAGTAAAAACGCTGGCAACCCTGAGTCATGGAGCATTTCCAGCTTTAAATAGCCAGCTGGGAGTCGGACAGAGTTGTCGTCAGCCAGCTTCCGAGGCTGGCAAAGCTGAGGTGATCTATTTCCCCTCCTGCTTGAGTCGAGGTTTGTCAGATACTAGCCAACCCGAATTGTCAGTTCCCCAGGCTTTTCAGGAAGTGCTTGAAGCGGCAGATATTCAACTGGGGTATCCACAACACCTGGACGATTTGTGCTGTGGTTTGACCTTCAGTTCCAAAGGTTTTCCGGACACAGCCCTGCAGGCCGCTATCCGAACGACTGAAATGCTATGGATCAGTTCTTTAGAAGGGCAATTGCCCATCGTTATGGATACCAGCCCCTGTTCCAACCATCTCAAACACTACGACAAAATTTTGAGTGGGATTCATCTGGCGCGTTGGCGGGATTTGAAGATCATGGATATGGTGGAGTATCTCCATGATAAAGTTCTGGATAAACTCAGTCTTTGGCAGGTGCAGGAGCAGGTTGTGTTGCATTTGACCTGTTCCACCCGCCAGATGGGGATTGAGGAGAAAATGAAGAATATTGCCCAACGCTGTGCCCGGAAAGTGGTCGTTCCCCTCGATACAGGCTGTTGTGGTTTTGCAGGAGATAGAGGATTTTTAGTCCCTGAACTGACAGAAAGCGCCACCACGGCAGAAGCCCGAGAAGTGAAGCAAGTTGCTGCTCAAGGTTACTATTCCACCAGTCGCACCTGTGAGATCGGGATGAGTCTGGCAACTGACCAGAGTTATCAATCATTGATTACCCTCGTGCATAAAGCCCTGATAAGATCTGAGAGTTAGTCGGTTTCAGGGGTCTTCCCGGAGCGAAATTACTGGGCTCAAAAAGACGTAGCTAGATTTTAGCAGAAGTTTCTCTAAAATAGTTGTATTGACAAAATTCAACTGAAGGTTGTGGCGCTTTGTAATTACCCCATGCTTTAGAGGCTGTGTGAGAATAGGGACAACTCTTACCCCATGCTTTAGCTTGGGGGTATGATATCCTACTGGTTCTATGGGCTTTAGCCCAGTATTGTTGGGCTAAAGCCCTCCTTTTTAATATTTTTATAACCCCCAGGCTGAAGCCTGGGGTAAGTATCAAGAGTAACAGCACTATACGTAGAAAACCAAAGCTAATGTTAGCAAGTAATTATTCCATTGCAATGGAGTTTTCACACGGCCTCTTATACCTTTGTACCCCAGAATATTTTATTGACCACAAATCTCAATGATTGTATCCAGGTACGCATTCTGACGATGAGCCTGTTTTAAAAAATATTCCCGTTACCATCCTGTAAGCAAGTAGTCGTACCATTCAACCAGGAATCAAATTATACTGTTTTGCTATTTTGAATAATTATCAGGAGATATAAACATGCTTCGTTCACGTTTCATTTTACCTGCTTTGATCGGTCTCGTTCTTTTGTTATCGGCTTGTGTGTTCACCGGGCAAGAAGCCGAAACTGCCACCATTGATCTGAATTCACAACTACCGGTCGATCCGAATCTGGTTAGCGGAAAGCTGGAGAATGGTCTGGAATACTTCATTAAAGTTAATCCCAAACCGGAAAATCGGGCAGAGTTACGACTGGTAATCAATGCCGGTTCTATTTTGGAAGATGAAGACCAGCGGGGCCTGGCACACTTACTTGAACACCTCTGCTTTAACGGGACAGAAGATTTCCCCAAACAGGATCTGGTGAATTATCTGGAATCCATCGGGATGCGTTTCGGACCTGATCTGAATGCCTACACAAGTTTTGATGAAACGGTCTATATGCTTCAAGTGCCAACCGACAGTGCCAGTCAGCTGGATAAAGGTCTGCAAATCCTGGAGAACTGGGCTCACAAGGTCACCCTTGAAGATGAAGAGATCGACAAAGAACGTGGGGTTGTATTAGAAGAATGGCGGTTGGGTCAGGGTGCTGGACAGCGCATGTTCGATAAGCAGCTCCCCATTATGTTCAAGGGCTCTCAATACGCTGAAAGATTGCCCATTGGTTCCATGGATGTGGTTCAAAATGCCAGTTATGAGACCATCAGACGGTTTTATAAGGAATGGTATCGGCCTGATCTCATGGCTGTTGTAGCTGTAGGTGATTTTGACCCGTTGGCAATGGAAGCCAGGATCAAAAGTCTGTTTGGTGCTATTCCAAAACGGGATGAAACACGTGAGCGAAAAGCCCATGCGGTTCCCGGCCACCAGGAGACCCTGTTTGCGTTGGCATCTGATCCAGAAGCGACACGTTCCAGCCTTAATGTTTTGTTCAAGCATCCTGCTCATATCAATCGTACAGCGGGAGAGTATCGCAGCGGTATTGTTGAGCGACTCTACCATGAGATGCTAAATGCCCGCTTTAGTGAGATTTCCCAGACAGCTGATTCACCCTTCCTGTATGCCTATTCCGCAAAATGGGGTTGGGCTCGCACTGCTGAGATGGTTGCCCTGGGGGCCGGTGTGGTAGATGGAGGTCTTGTTCAGGGACTGGAAGCTGTTTTGGTTGAAGGTGAGCGGGTTCGCCGGTATGGTTTTACAGAAACTGAGTTGATCCGAGCCAAAAAAGAGATTCTCAAAGGAATGGAAAAACTCTACCAGGAACGCGATAAACAGGAATCTCGCGGATATGCCTCTGAATTAATCCGGCATTTTTTGCAAGAAGAGGCAACACCTGGAATCGAATATGAATTCAAGCTATATCAGGAAACGGTTCCCGGTATTCAGCTAACAGAAGTGAATGCTCTGGCGCAGAAACTCATTACAGATGAAAATAGAGTGGTGATGGCATCCA from Candidatus Neomarinimicrobiota bacterium encodes:
- a CDS encoding FAD-binding and (Fe-S)-binding domain-containing protein; the protein is MYFPFRTRIRRDLKRQLSAEQVSDELLQRHAFARDAGFYRLLPRFVVKARTVNDIATIFRIATQRKRNIVFRAGDTSLSGQAVSDDILVEIKQGWRDLEILEGGKQIKLQPGVIAEKANQHLESRGYRIGPDPGSIRSALIGGIVANNASGIGSGNFANSYQTLASMEMVLPNGLILNTADPQDDEKFQRQAPQAYKGLLRLRDQIRGSTALTKKIRNKYKLKNTSGYALNSFLDFEKPLEILAHLMVGSEGTLGFISNVTLNTIPLQEHRATALLIVNSLNEAAGLVPKLKRAGSYALEIMDDAAIRAVQHITGLPDEIYGHLTEGSAALLIEFQAGDPDALSRKVESALQIILEKQPHLKPQFFNDPAQRDKLWKMRRELGPLHAATRPHGTTVLSEDVCFKVKDLARAIKDLKFLLKHYDYTDAVIFGHAGDGNLHFKLSLDLSRERTLQNYRKFMEDLVELVINKYDGSLKAEHGTGRNMAPFVQREWGTEAYRIMQELKLLLDPSSILNPDVLISSDDQIHLKNIKPIPRVDPLIDKCIECGLCEPWCPSADLTLTPRQRINVLREIEMYRCTGEHEALVKKLTKAFRYSGIETCATDGLCGLSCPMDIDTGSLMKQLRADNHGSASRAFSQSLERNFSWTMIGFRSLMRLFTPLRILLKNKAIHSGVKTLATLSHGAFPALNSQLGVGQSCRQPASEAGKAEVIYFPSCLSRGLSDTSQPELSVPQAFQEVLEAADIQLGYPQHLDDLCCGLTFSSKGFPDTALQAAIRTTEMLWISSLEGQLPIVMDTSPCSNHLKHYDKILSGIHLARWRDLKIMDMVEYLHDKVLDKLSLWQVQEQVVLHLTCSTRQMGIEEKMKNIAQRCARKVVVPLDTGCCGFAGDRGFLVPELTESATTAEAREVKQVAAQGYYSTSRTCEIGMSLATDQSYQSLITLVHKALIRSES
- a CDS encoding insulinase family protein — encoded protein: MLRSRFILPALIGLVLLLSACVFTGQEAETATIDLNSQLPVDPNLVSGKLENGLEYFIKVNPKPENRAELRLVINAGSILEDEDQRGLAHLLEHLCFNGTEDFPKQDLVNYLESIGMRFGPDLNAYTSFDETVYMLQVPTDSASQLDKGLQILENWAHKVTLEDEEIDKERGVVLEEWRLGQGAGQRMFDKQLPIMFKGSQYAERLPIGSMDVVQNASYETIRRFYKEWYRPDLMAVVAVGDFDPLAMEARIKSLFGAIPKRDETRERKAHAVPGHQETLFALASDPEATRSSLNVLFKHPAHINRTAGEYRSGIVERLYHEMLNARFSEISQTADSPFLYAYSAKWGWARTAEMVALGAGVVDGGLVQGLEAVLVEGERVRRYGFTETELIRAKKEILKGMEKLYQERDKQESRGYASELIRHFLQEEATPGIEYEFKLYQETVPGIQLTEVNALAQKLITDENRVVMASSPEKEGLALPSETELAAVFEKIATLNIDPYVDNVSTDPLIPELPQAGTVIAEKVYEDIDTHELTLSNGVKVVLKSTDFKNDEILFQAYSPGGYSVFSDEDLITGKMAARIIDYSGLGTFSMVDLQKMLAGKQVSTTPYIQALYEGLSGSASPADLEILFQLIYLQFTASRQDSEAFASLMTQFRSQLENKSLSPESAYGDTLKVTLNGHHPRRKPMTVAMLDQIDLTKAQQLYNDRFADAGDFTFFFVGNFNQEQITPLILQYLGSLPVMNRNEKWVDENVVTPQGKITRDVKRGVEPKSTTRIVFSGDFDYTRQNRYDMYSMMQVLRIRLREVLREDMGGVYGVGVWASMSKEPTAEYSLNVTFGCAPDRVHELTDAVMIEIKKIMTEAPDQTNVDKVKESQRREREINIQKNRYWLNSLAVYYREGRDLENFMKFSELIEGFDAEDAQAAAAKYFDLDNMIQVTLYPED